The following proteins come from a genomic window of Paenibacillus spongiae:
- the fliR gene encoding flagellar biosynthetic protein FliR, giving the protein MALFLQGFPIFLLIFCRITAFFVVAPIFSARNVPTAFKIGFSFLISLLIFLTYGLKQTIVPDAEFILSIIREILAGILLGFVVYLFFTIVQTAGGFIDLQMGFGMANIIDPMTGASTPLLGNFKYMILTLIFLSMNGHHHLLMALLKSYEWIPLSNSLFSQIYNGSISDFLVRTFADTFMLALQISAPLVVAMFLTDVGLGLLARTAPQYNVFVIGIPLKILVGFLMLAIIMPGFVTLFEYLFAEMFTAIEKLFGIVEGSGTQ; this is encoded by the coding sequence ATGGCGCTTTTTTTACAGGGGTTTCCTATTTTTTTGCTTATATTTTGTCGAATAACTGCATTTTTCGTCGTCGCGCCGATCTTTTCGGCTCGAAACGTGCCGACGGCGTTCAAGATCGGGTTCAGCTTTCTGATATCATTGCTCATCTTCCTTACATACGGATTAAAGCAAACCATCGTACCGGACGCTGAATTCATACTCTCGATCATCCGTGAAATATTGGCCGGTATTCTGCTGGGTTTTGTCGTCTATCTGTTCTTCACCATCGTGCAGACCGCAGGCGGATTCATTGACTTGCAGATGGGCTTCGGCATGGCGAACATTATTGACCCGATGACCGGGGCATCGACACCGCTGCTTGGTAATTTCAAGTATATGATCTTAACGTTAATTTTCTTATCGATGAACGGTCATCATCATCTGCTGATGGCGCTCCTGAAGAGCTATGAGTGGATCCCATTATCAAATTCGCTTTTTAGCCAAATTTATAATGGAAGCATTTCCGACTTTCTGGTTAGAACCTTTGCAGATACATTCATGCTTGCTCTGCAAATATCGGCACCGCTTGTCGTCGCGATGTTTCTAACCGACGTCGGGCTCGGTCTGCTTGCCCGGACGGCACCGCAGTACAACGTGTTCGTCATCGGCATTCCGCTCAAAATTCTCGTCGGATTTCTTATGCTGGCGATCATTATGCCGGGATTCGTTACCTTGTTCGAGTATCTATTCGCAGAGATGTTTACCGCAATCGAGAAGCTGTTCGGAATCGTGGAAGGTTCCGGTACCCAATAG
- the flhB gene encoding flagellar biosynthesis protein FlhB yields the protein MRAYRFTLDLQMFSQEKTEPATHKKRQEARQKGQVAKSAELPGAFILLFTFLSFMMLGGYYKERILTLFGFIFENRLNLQLSTGNIVTLFTDIMLQCFMLLAPIFAITLLLAFLGSYLQIGFLFTGEPIKPKLSKLNPINGFKQIFSMRSVVEFLKNIIKLVIIGVIVYMTLWNERHHIMQLASVPVETMFSYTAGLTVKLGLEIGALLVVLAIADYIYQRYEHEKSIRMSKQDIKDEFKKSEGDPLIKGKIRERQRRMALQRMMQEVPKADVVITNPTHFAIALQYDGSKMEAPTVIAKGMDFVALRIREIAKENGVITMENKPLARALYQLSEIGDTIPADLFQAVAEVLAHVYKLKGKTK from the coding sequence ATGCGAGCTTACCGCTTCACGCTCGATTTACAGATGTTCTCCCAGGAAAAAACGGAGCCTGCAACGCATAAGAAACGGCAGGAAGCAAGGCAGAAGGGCCAAGTGGCAAAAAGCGCAGAGCTTCCCGGCGCATTCATCCTGCTGTTCACGTTCTTAAGCTTCATGATGCTGGGAGGCTATTACAAAGAACGGATCTTAACGCTTTTCGGCTTTATTTTTGAAAACAGGCTGAACCTTCAGCTGTCGACAGGAAACATAGTTACGTTATTTACGGATATCATGCTGCAATGCTTCATGCTGTTAGCCCCCATATTCGCGATAACGCTCCTGCTCGCTTTTCTCGGAAGCTATCTGCAAATCGGGTTTTTGTTTACCGGCGAGCCGATCAAGCCGAAATTAAGCAAATTGAATCCGATCAACGGGTTCAAGCAAATTTTTTCGATGCGGTCAGTCGTCGAATTTTTGAAAAATATTATCAAGCTCGTCATTATCGGCGTGATCGTGTATATGACGCTATGGAACGAAAGGCATCACATCATGCAGCTGGCGAGCGTTCCTGTTGAAACGATGTTCTCGTATACGGCAGGACTTACAGTCAAGCTTGGCCTTGAAATAGGCGCACTGCTCGTTGTGCTGGCGATTGCAGACTATATCTACCAGCGCTATGAACATGAGAAAAGTATCCGAATGTCCAAGCAGGACATCAAGGATGAGTTCAAAAAGTCGGAAGGGGATCCGCTGATAAAAGGAAAAATCCGTGAGCGACAACGGAGAATGGCACTGCAGCGCATGATGCAGGAAGTGCCCAAAGCCGATGTCGTCATTACGAACCCGACTCACTTCGCAATCGCCCTGCAATATGACGGTTCCAAGATGGAGGCGCCGACCGTAATCGCCAAAGGGATGGATTTCGTGGCGCTTCGCATACGGGAAATTGCGAAAGAGAACGGCGTTATAACGATGGAAAACAAGCCTCTGGCCAGAGCGTTATATCAACTGTCGGAGATCGGTGACACGATTCCGGCTGATCTATTCCAAGCTGTGGCTGAAGTATTGGCTCATGTATATAAGTTAAAAGGTAAAACGAAATAA
- a CDS encoding chemotaxis protein CheA has translation MDMNAYLSMFIDESNDHLQSLNENLLRLESEPEDLSIVQVIFRSAHTLKGMSATMGFEDLASLTHEMENVLDLVRNEKLKMDNFIFDTLFKGLDALESMVQDIIGGGTGRADVSAIVALLQSIFKGEYKNESASAASAASADGSSGSEGILDEFQSSVLLQSIEAGHSVFHTVVTIREDCMLKAARAYMVFDFLERSGEVVKSQPSVQDIEQEKFERSFTVFTISSINQEELKNGIESVSEIESAVVTQLDSESLFQLGGRPTGASSPAGTQSAASAAPAPAAAASSDAKAAKAQTAAASAAPSGQGGSAALSRTIRVDIERLDALMNLFSELLIDRVRLEQLASEIRRTELSETVEHMSRVSGDLQNIVLKLRMVPVESVFNRFPRMVRDLAKSLDKKIDLVITGAETELDRTVIDEIGDPLVHLLRNSLDHGVEPIPDRIAAGKEETGTVHLRAFHSGNHVFIEIEDDGRGINKEKVTQIAIKNGVITADEATRLTDNEINMLIFAAGFSTADKISDISGRGVGLDVVKTKISSLGGHVTVESVEGKGSKFSIQLPLTLSIISAMLVKLGTEKYAIPLSSIVETGMVRREHIRKIHGNLMMEFRGSVIPIVSLSQVLQSPSYSEADEAETEIVVIRKGEKLVAVMVDEFISQSDIVLKSLGKYLTNIETISGATILGDGQVALIIDPNALIK, from the coding sequence ATGGACATGAACGCCTATCTGTCAATGTTTATCGATGAATCCAACGATCATTTGCAGTCGCTGAACGAGAATTTGCTGCGGCTGGAAAGCGAACCGGAGGATTTGAGCATCGTCCAAGTCATATTCCGTTCCGCCCATACGCTTAAAGGAATGTCGGCGACAATGGGGTTCGAGGATCTGGCATCCTTGACACATGAAATGGAGAATGTGCTGGATCTTGTGCGCAACGAAAAACTGAAGATGGACAATTTTATCTTCGATACGTTATTTAAAGGTCTGGACGCATTGGAGTCGATGGTCCAGGATATCATCGGCGGAGGCACGGGAAGAGCGGACGTATCCGCCATCGTCGCCCTTCTCCAATCGATCTTCAAGGGCGAGTATAAGAACGAATCGGCTTCCGCTGCTTCCGCAGCATCGGCTGACGGATCTTCCGGGTCCGAAGGAATTTTGGATGAGTTTCAATCCTCCGTTCTGCTCCAATCGATTGAAGCGGGTCATTCCGTCTTCCATACGGTCGTAACGATTCGAGAGGACTGCATGCTCAAGGCGGCGCGGGCATACATGGTCTTCGACTTCCTGGAACGAAGCGGAGAAGTGGTGAAATCGCAGCCAAGCGTTCAAGATATCGAACAGGAAAAGTTTGAACGCTCCTTCACCGTGTTCACGATATCGTCCATCAATCAGGAGGAGCTCAAGAACGGCATCGAATCGGTTTCCGAAATCGAAAGCGCCGTTGTCACGCAGCTGGATAGCGAGTCGTTATTCCAGCTTGGCGGACGACCGACAGGCGCGTCTTCGCCGGCGGGCACTCAGAGCGCCGCATCGGCGGCACCGGCGCCTGCAGCAGCTGCAAGCAGCGATGCGAAGGCAGCAAAAGCGCAAACCGCTGCTGCATCGGCAGCGCCATCCGGTCAGGGGGGATCGGCTGCCCTCTCGCGCACGATTCGCGTCGATATTGAGCGTCTAGATGCCTTGATGAATTTATTTAGCGAGCTGCTCATTGACCGCGTGCGGCTGGAGCAGCTGGCCTCCGAGATTCGCCGGACGGAATTGAGCGAGACGGTCGAGCATATGTCCCGCGTAAGCGGCGACTTGCAGAATATCGTGTTGAAGCTGCGCATGGTACCGGTTGAATCGGTATTCAACCGTTTCCCCCGCATGGTCCGCGATCTTGCCAAATCGCTGGACAAGAAGATCGATCTGGTCATTACAGGTGCGGAAACCGAGCTCGACCGTACCGTCATCGACGAAATCGGAGATCCGCTCGTCCACCTGCTGCGCAATTCGCTGGATCATGGCGTCGAGCCGATTCCGGATCGGATAGCGGCCGGCAAAGAAGAAACCGGCACCGTCCATCTGCGGGCTTTCCACAGCGGCAACCATGTCTTCATCGAAATTGAGGACGACGGGCGCGGAATCAATAAGGAAAAAGTAACGCAGATCGCCATTAAGAACGGCGTCATTACGGCGGATGAAGCTACCCGCCTGACGGACAACGAAATCAACATGCTTATCTTTGCCGCCGGCTTCAGTACAGCGGACAAAATATCCGACATCTCCGGACGCGGCGTTGGTCTGGACGTCGTCAAAACCAAAATTTCTTCGCTGGGCGGCCATGTCACCGTTGAATCCGTCGAGGGGAAAGGCTCCAAGTTTTCGATTCAGCTCCCGCTGACGCTCTCCATCATTTCGGCGATGCTGGTCAAGCTCGGAACGGAGAAATATGCCATTCCGCTCTCTTCGATCGTGGAAACCGGCATGGTCCGGAGAGAGCACATCCGCAAGATTCATGGCAACCTCATGATGGAGTTCCGCGGATCGGTCATCCCGATCGTATCGCTCAGCCAAGTGCTTCAATCGCCGTCATACAGCGAGGCGGACGAAGCCGAGACCGAAATCGTCGTCATCCGCAAGGGAGAGAAGCTCGTAGCCGTTATGGTGGACGAGTTTATCAGTCAGAGCGATATCGTGCTGAAATCGTTAGGCAAATATTTGACAAACATCGAAACGATATCCGGAGCAACGATTCTTGGCGATGGCCAGGTGGCCTTGATTATCGATCCGAACGCACTTATCAAATAA
- the fliQ gene encoding flagellar biosynthesis protein FliQ — MSSDFIIGLAGQAVYTVLKASAPMLVLGLVVGLLVSIFQATTQIQEQTLAFVPKIVAVLLSILLFGPWILNTLVDFTYNLLNNLYKYIG, encoded by the coding sequence GTGAGTTCGGACTTTATCATCGGTTTAGCAGGACAAGCGGTTTACACCGTGTTAAAGGCCAGTGCGCCAATGCTTGTGCTCGGTCTTGTAGTCGGCTTGCTGGTTAGTATTTTTCAAGCCACCACCCAAATCCAAGAACAGACCTTGGCGTTTGTTCCTAAAATCGTGGCGGTTTTACTTTCCATACTACTGTTTGGACCATGGATTCTAAACACACTCGTCGATTTTACGTACAATCTGCTGAACAATCTGTATAAATACATTGGATAA
- a CDS encoding protein-glutamate methylesterase/protein-glutamine glutaminase — translation MTSYRVLVVDDSAFMRKIFSDLITADKQFEIIATATNGQEAIEAVERWKPDVITLDLEMPEMNGLEALGHIMRKRPTPIIMMSSTSDDGTRETIKALQYGAFDFIRKPAGPLSPDIHNVGEQLLEKLRIAVLTRRPAPSADTAVTRPVAPVPNVKPVKNEKVSKPAKRDAAIVKPAAPKVEPAHAARQNKPETPPAKPVRTSPEDLFAEPAEPKMANKPKPTPVFRHLVAIGTSTGGPRALHEVLSSLPENFPAPVLVVQHMPPKFTHSLAQRLNTFSALHVKEAESGERVLAGFVYIAPGGFHMELAKDTSGYYIRLTQDEPRSGHRPSVDVMFESCSPYPELQRHSVIMTGMGSDGVKGMKALKDSGSQSAIAEAEESCVVFGMPRSAIEAGVASSVVPLKKIAPKLVDMIMK, via the coding sequence ATGACCTCTTATCGCGTACTTGTCGTGGATGATTCCGCGTTTATGCGAAAGATCTTTAGTGATCTCATAACAGCGGACAAGCAATTCGAGATTATCGCAACCGCAACGAACGGTCAAGAAGCAATCGAAGCCGTTGAACGATGGAAGCCGGATGTCATTACATTAGATTTGGAAATGCCGGAGATGAACGGGCTGGAAGCGCTGGGACACATCATGCGCAAGCGGCCTACGCCGATTATTATGATGTCCAGCACGAGCGACGACGGCACGCGCGAGACGATCAAGGCACTCCAGTACGGGGCGTTTGACTTTATCCGCAAGCCTGCCGGACCGCTCTCTCCCGATATACATAATGTTGGGGAGCAGCTGCTGGAGAAGCTGAGGATTGCCGTTCTTACCCGAAGACCGGCACCGTCGGCGGATACGGCCGTTACACGGCCGGTCGCACCTGTTCCGAACGTGAAGCCGGTCAAGAACGAGAAAGTATCTAAGCCGGCCAAGCGGGATGCGGCGATCGTGAAGCCTGCGGCACCGAAGGTAGAGCCGGCCCATGCAGCCCGGCAAAATAAACCGGAGACGCCGCCGGCCAAGCCGGTCAGAACAAGTCCTGAAGATTTGTTTGCCGAGCCGGCAGAGCCTAAGATGGCGAACAAGCCCAAGCCGACGCCGGTTTTCCGGCATCTGGTTGCGATCGGCACGTCAACAGGCGGCCCGCGCGCGCTGCATGAAGTCTTATCGTCACTGCCCGAAAATTTTCCTGCGCCGGTACTCGTCGTTCAGCATATGCCGCCCAAATTTACCCATTCCTTGGCTCAGCGGTTGAATACGTTCAGCGCTTTGCATGTGAAAGAGGCCGAAAGCGGCGAGCGGGTATTGGCCGGGTTTGTATATATAGCTCCAGGCGGCTTCCATATGGAGCTTGCCAAGGACACTTCAGGATATTACATACGGCTCACGCAAGATGAGCCCCGAAGCGGACACCGTCCATCGGTTGACGTCATGTTTGAGTCATGCAGTCCTTATCCTGAGCTGCAGCGCCATTCGGTTATTATGACCGGCATGGGGAGCGACGGCGTCAAAGGAATGAAAGCATTGAAGGACAGCGGATCGCAGAGCGCTATAGCGGAAGCCGAGGAATCATGCGTCGTATTCGGAATGCCCCGTTCCGCCATTGAAGCGGGTGTTGCTTCTTCGGTCGTTCCATTGAAAAAAATCGCTCCAAAGCTGGTCGATATGATTATGAAGTAA
- a CDS encoding MinD/ParA family protein, producing MNDQAEALRHLVRKHDRREVEKTTRVVTITSGKGGVGKSNFSLNFALALRQFGKKVLLFDADIGMANIDVLMGISSPSSLYHLLKQQKTIWDIIQEGPTGIHFIAGGSGFIDLLELSPEELAYFSDQIGKLHGEYDYILFDTGAGLSKETVQFITAAELTIVVTTPEPTSITDAYALIKMVKAMDHDVPFKLVVNRAENQKEGKATADKIALVAERFLQTSLPLLGIILDDSNVSRAVKRQSPFLLSYPGTAASRDVAAIARQFCNEPAPVAGASGVKGFLHKMFRLTK from the coding sequence ATGAACGATCAAGCGGAAGCGCTTCGTCATCTCGTTCGGAAGCACGATCGGCGCGAAGTGGAGAAGACAACCCGCGTAGTAACCATTACGAGCGGCAAGGGCGGTGTCGGCAAATCAAATTTCAGCTTGAATTTTGCGCTGGCGCTGCGTCAGTTTGGCAAGAAGGTGCTGCTGTTCGATGCCGATATCGGAATGGCGAATATCGATGTGCTGATGGGCATATCGTCTCCCAGCAGCCTCTATCACCTGCTAAAGCAGCAGAAGACGATCTGGGACATTATCCAGGAGGGACCGACGGGAATCCATTTCATTGCCGGCGGTTCGGGGTTCATCGATTTGCTGGAGCTTAGCCCGGAGGAGCTTGCGTATTTCTCCGACCAGATCGGCAAGCTTCACGGGGAATACGACTATATTTTATTTGATACCGGAGCCGGTTTGTCGAAGGAAACCGTTCAATTTATAACCGCCGCGGAATTAACGATTGTCGTCACGACACCCGAGCCAACGTCGATTACCGATGCCTATGCCCTCATCAAGATGGTGAAGGCCATGGATCATGATGTCCCGTTCAAGCTTGTCGTGAACCGGGCCGAGAACCAGAAGGAAGGAAAGGCGACGGCCGACAAAATCGCGCTTGTCGCAGAACGGTTTCTACAAACGTCATTGCCGCTATTGGGCATCATCCTCGATGACTCCAATGTGAGTAGAGCTGTGAAACGGCAATCGCCTTTCCTTCTCTCATATCCAGGAACAGCAGCGTCACGGGATGTTGCGGCCATTGCGCGGCAATTTTGCAACGAACCCGCACCTGTGGCAGGAGCAAGCGGCGTCAAAGGATTCTTGCATAAGATGTTCAGGCTAACCAAATAA
- the flhF gene encoding flagellar biosynthesis protein FlhF gives MKVKRYVVNALPEALPMIRSDLGVDAIILNTKEIKVGGFLGMFGKKKMEVIAAVEAEGRAKPAPKPAARPAAKPVSPARTQPALALADENASAVAAVFASSLQRPAAAPQSAASADPAANEKPAAYNGGQASELYRAQREAVPASAGTASKEDAKTGKAMSEDDLLNEIRDMKQWIVRMTKQQHAAEQPESILALQTRLDEQEVHGDITEKLINEIEARFEGQAAELVTREKVWDAAAEILTGWMAGLEDEGIHRDTRVVHFVGPTGVGKTTSIAKLAAEQTLKAGRKVGFITSDTYRIAAVDQLRTYATILNVPLEVVFSPSEVARAFLQLEDRELIFMDTAGRNFRNELYVSEVNSLLQTKDRSETYLVLSLTGKFSDMSVVADHFAKYGVQKVLYTKQDETHATGAVLNLAIEQGMKPAYIAYGQTVPDDIAPFRKEAYVKQLLGAPHP, from the coding sequence ATGAAAGTGAAACGTTACGTCGTCAATGCGCTGCCGGAGGCGCTTCCGATGATTCGGAGCGATCTCGGGGTCGATGCCATCATATTAAATACGAAAGAAATCAAAGTCGGCGGATTTCTGGGGATGTTCGGGAAGAAAAAAATGGAAGTCATAGCCGCCGTTGAGGCGGAAGGAAGAGCAAAGCCAGCTCCCAAACCGGCCGCAAGACCGGCAGCGAAACCGGTATCTCCCGCAAGAACGCAGCCTGCATTGGCCTTGGCTGACGAGAACGCGTCAGCGGTTGCGGCGGTGTTCGCGTCTTCCTTGCAGCGACCTGCAGCCGCTCCTCAATCTGCCGCGTCGGCGGATCCGGCTGCGAATGAAAAGCCCGCCGCTTATAATGGCGGACAAGCTTCAGAGCTTTACCGGGCACAACGCGAAGCCGTTCCTGCTTCAGCAGGAACGGCTTCGAAAGAGGATGCGAAGACGGGCAAGGCGATGTCTGAGGATGACCTGTTGAATGAAATTAGAGACATGAAGCAATGGATCGTTCGAATGACTAAGCAGCAGCATGCCGCCGAGCAGCCGGAATCGATACTGGCTCTGCAAACGAGACTGGACGAGCAAGAGGTACATGGCGATATTACCGAGAAGCTGATTAACGAAATTGAAGCCCGGTTCGAAGGACAGGCGGCTGAGCTCGTTACCCGGGAGAAGGTTTGGGATGCTGCAGCCGAGATATTGACGGGATGGATGGCAGGCTTGGAAGACGAAGGGATACATCGGGATACGCGCGTTGTTCATTTCGTTGGGCCGACCGGGGTAGGCAAGACAACCTCCATTGCGAAGCTTGCTGCCGAGCAGACGCTCAAAGCCGGGAGGAAGGTAGGGTTTATCACTTCCGATACTTACCGGATCGCAGCCGTCGATCAGCTTCGCACCTATGCGACGATTCTGAACGTACCGCTTGAGGTGGTCTTCTCTCCGTCGGAGGTGGCACGGGCATTCCTTCAGCTGGAGGATCGGGAATTGATCTTCATGGATACGGCCGGACGCAACTTCCGCAACGAGCTGTATGTATCGGAAGTGAACAGCCTGCTGCAAACGAAAGACCGATCCGAGACGTATTTGGTGCTCAGCCTGACCGGTAAATTCAGCGACATGTCGGTGGTAGCCGATCATTTCGCCAAATACGGCGTTCAGAAGGTGCTGTATACGAAGCAGGATGAAACACATGCAACCGGAGCCGTGTTGAATTTGGCAATCGAGCAAGGGATGAAGCCCGCTTATATCGCATATGGACAAACGGTACCTGACGATATTGCGCCTTTTCGCAAGGAAGCGTATGTCAAGCAGCTATTGGGGGCTCCTCATCCATGA
- a CDS encoding chemotaxis protein CheW encodes MGEEMKVIVFGLADEEYGIEVDKVRTIERMLPITRVPKTPAFIKGVINLRGVVLPVIDLRGRFGLSESEPTENSRIIIVAANDLEVGFIVDAANDVIDIDSDNIDSPPEVVGGIKAKYLRGVAKIGDNRLLIMLNLSEVLNKNEIIQLEQLEG; translated from the coding sequence ATGGGAGAGGAAATGAAAGTCATTGTCTTTGGGTTGGCAGACGAAGAATACGGCATCGAAGTGGACAAGGTGCGCACCATTGAACGGATGCTTCCCATCACGCGCGTTCCGAAGACGCCTGCTTTCATTAAAGGGGTCATCAATTTGCGCGGAGTCGTTCTTCCGGTCATCGATTTGCGGGGACGGTTTGGTCTGAGTGAATCGGAGCCGACGGAAAACTCGCGAATCATCATTGTGGCGGCCAATGACCTGGAGGTCGGCTTTATCGTCGACGCAGCGAACGATGTCATTGATATTGACAGTGACAATATCGATTCGCCTCCTGAAGTGGTCGGCGGCATCAAAGCGAAATATTTGCGAGGCGTGGCCAAAATCGGCGACAACCGTCTTCTCATCATGCTGAATCTGTCTGAGGTTCTGAACAAGAATGAGATCATCCAGCTCGAGCAGCTTGAGGGATAA
- the flhA gene encoding flagellar biosynthesis protein FlhA: MKAKDLTILVAIIGIVLMMVIPIPTWLLDVLLIINISTALMILLISMNTKDALDFSIFPAMLLITTLFRLALNISTTRNILQYGEAGHVVATFGNWVAGGEIAIGFVVFLILVVVQFIVITKGSERVAEVGARFTLDAMPGKQMSIDADLNAGLINEQQARERRQKIEREADFYGSMDGASKFVKGDAIASIIILLINLIGGFVIGMAIHGMPFGESLSTFSVLTIGDGLVSQIPALLISTAAGLIVTRAASEGNLAYDVTNQMFRYPKLLYIVAGTITLLGIGTPIGMLSTLPLAGLLVIAGYRMQNTLAKRQLQEEQMEEEQQIEEVRSPESVISLLQVDPIEFEFGYGLIPLADTQQGGDLLDRIIMIRRQCALELGLVVPVIRIRDNIQLKPNEYVIKIKGNTVARGELLLNHYLAMSPGFDDDSVIGIETTEPAFGLPAIWIDEVTKERAELSGYTVVDPPSVVATHLTEIIKRHAHELIGRQETKTLVENVRETYPALVDELIPSILSFGDVQKVLAKLLREKISIRDMVTIFETLADHGVYSKDPDILTEYVRQALSRQITQQFSQNNDTMKVITVGPSLEKKIAESVQQSDQGSYLALDPIATQTIYQKLNEQVSKQIQSGYQPIVLASPTIRMYLRQIVERTMQDIPVLSYSELEPSVEVQSIGVVNL, encoded by the coding sequence TTGAAGGCAAAGGATTTGACCATATTAGTAGCAATTATCGGCATCGTTCTCATGATGGTCATTCCGATACCCACCTGGCTGCTGGATGTGCTGCTCATCATTAACATCTCCACGGCGCTTATGATTTTGCTCATCTCGATGAACACGAAGGATGCGCTGGATTTCTCCATCTTCCCGGCGATGCTGCTTATTACGACATTGTTTCGGCTCGCCTTGAACATCTCGACCACGCGCAACATCCTCCAGTATGGAGAAGCGGGTCATGTCGTAGCAACGTTCGGCAATTGGGTGGCCGGCGGTGAAATCGCGATCGGCTTCGTCGTGTTCTTAATTCTGGTCGTGGTTCAGTTTATCGTCATTACGAAGGGCTCGGAGCGCGTTGCGGAAGTTGGAGCGCGATTCACGCTCGATGCGATGCCCGGTAAACAGATGAGTATCGATGCGGATTTGAATGCCGGGTTGATCAACGAGCAGCAGGCGCGGGAACGCCGTCAAAAAATCGAACGGGAAGCGGATTTCTACGGTTCGATGGACGGTGCCAGCAAATTCGTCAAAGGCGATGCGATCGCTTCGATCATCATCCTGCTTATCAACCTGATCGGCGGATTTGTAATCGGGATGGCGATCCACGGCATGCCATTCGGCGAATCGCTCAGCACCTTCTCCGTACTGACGATCGGGGACGGCTTGGTCAGCCAGATTCCTGCGCTGTTGATTTCCACGGCAGCCGGTCTGATCGTCACACGCGCTGCTTCGGAAGGCAATCTCGCTTATGACGTGACTAACCAGATGTTCCGGTATCCGAAACTGCTCTATATTGTAGCCGGAACGATAACGCTGCTTGGAATCGGCACTCCGATCGGCATGCTGTCCACGCTTCCGCTTGCAGGACTTCTCGTCATTGCCGGTTACCGGATGCAGAACACGCTGGCCAAGCGCCAGCTGCAGGAGGAACAGATGGAAGAGGAACAGCAAATCGAAGAGGTGCGCAGCCCGGAGAGCGTGATCAGCCTCCTGCAGGTGGATCCGATCGAATTCGAATTCGGTTACGGATTGATCCCGCTGGCCGATACGCAGCAGGGCGGAGATTTGCTGGACCGGATCATTATGATTCGCAGACAGTGCGCTCTTGAACTCGGCCTAGTCGTTCCCGTCATCCGAATACGGGATAACATTCAGCTGAAGCCGAATGAGTATGTGATTAAAATCAAAGGCAATACGGTCGCAAGAGGCGAGCTGCTGCTGAATCACTATCTGGCTATGAGCCCGGGCTTCGACGATGATTCGGTCATCGGAATCGAAACGACAGAGCCTGCCTTCGGACTTCCGGCGATCTGGATCGATGAGGTTACGAAGGAGCGGGCGGAGCTGTCGGGGTATACGGTCGTTGACCCGCCTTCCGTCGTCGCCACGCACTTGACCGAAATCATTAAGCGCCATGCGCATGAATTGATTGGCCGGCAAGAGACGAAGACGCTTGTCGAGAATGTCAGGGAAACCTACCCGGCGCTTGTGGACGAGCTTATTCCTTCCATCCTTTCCTTCGGCGATGTTCAGAAGGTGCTTGCCAAGCTGCTGCGCGAGAAAATATCGATTCGCGACATGGTAACGATCTTCGAGACGTTGGCCGATCATGGCGTCTATTCGAAAGACCCGGATATTCTGACCGAGTATGTCAGACAGGCGCTGTCGAGACAAATTACACAGCAATTCTCGCAAAACAACGATACGATGAAGGTGATTACGGTCGGCCCTTCGCTGGAGAAGAAAATTGCGGAGTCCGTTCAACAATCCGATCAAGGCAGCTATCTGGCGCTCGATCCGATCGCCACGCAGACGATTTACCAGAAGCTGAACGAACAGGTCAGCAAGCAAATTCAATCCGGCTATCAACCAATCGTATTGGCTTCGCCGACGATCCGCATGTATTTGCGTCAAATTGTAGAACGGACGATGCAGGACATTCCCGTACTTTCCTATAGTGAGCTCGAGCCTAGTGTCGAAGTTCAAAGCATTGGGGTGGTGAATCTATGA